The Skermanella pratensis genome has a window encoding:
- a CDS encoding branched-chain amino acid aminotransferase — protein sequence MSMLPFDDREGQIWFDGELIPWRDAKVHVLTHGLHYASCVFEGERVYNGSVFKLTEHSERLAKSAEVLGFSLPYSVGEIDAATNLVVKAQGYTDAYVRPVAWRGSEMMGVSAQQNTIHVAIACWEWPSYFSPEARMAGIKLQTSKWARPAPNTAPTNSKAAGLYMICTMSKHAAENEGFHDALMLDYRGRVAEATGANFFMAVDGKLHTPVPDCFLDGITRRTVIDLAKRRGIEVIERAIMPDELKTADEIFLTGTAAEVTPVGQIDDLKFTPGQMCQTLMTDYDTLVRGATAAAAAE from the coding sequence ATGTCCATGCTTCCCTTCGATGACCGCGAGGGCCAGATCTGGTTCGATGGCGAACTGATCCCGTGGCGCGACGCCAAGGTCCATGTTCTGACCCACGGCCTGCACTATGCAAGCTGTGTATTCGAAGGTGAGCGGGTTTACAACGGTTCCGTCTTCAAGCTGACGGAACATTCCGAGCGGCTTGCCAAGTCCGCCGAAGTGCTGGGCTTTTCGCTGCCCTACAGCGTCGGGGAGATCGACGCGGCGACCAACCTGGTGGTCAAGGCGCAGGGCTACACCGACGCTTATGTCCGGCCGGTGGCGTGGCGCGGCAGCGAGATGATGGGCGTCTCCGCCCAGCAGAACACCATCCATGTGGCGATCGCCTGCTGGGAGTGGCCGAGCTACTTCTCGCCGGAGGCGCGCATGGCCGGCATCAAGCTGCAGACCAGCAAGTGGGCGCGGCCGGCTCCCAACACGGCGCCGACCAACAGCAAGGCGGCCGGCCTTTACATGATCTGCACCATGAGCAAGCACGCCGCCGAGAACGAGGGTTTCCACGACGCGCTGATGCTGGATTACCGCGGGCGCGTGGCCGAGGCGACCGGTGCCAACTTCTTCATGGCGGTGGACGGCAAGCTGCACACCCCCGTGCCCGACTGCTTCCTGGACGGCATCACCCGCCGCACCGTGATCGACCTCGCCAAGCGGCGCGGCATCGAGGTGATCGAGCGGGCGATCATGCCGGACGAGCTGAAGACGGCCGACGAGATCTTCCTGACCGGCACCGCCGCCGAGGTGACCCCGGTCGGCCAGATCGACGACCTGAAGTTCACGCCCGGCCAGATGTGCCAGACGCTGATGACCGACTACGACACCCTCGTGCGCGGCGCCACCGCGGCGGCGGCGGCGGAGTAG
- a CDS encoding methyl-accepting chemotaxis protein yields the protein MGGREEQGLEPGRSRFSLKSINQKVILSVALLLIGGLGGLVAYQSYTSRVLALSTFDDSNAILTATLGDNMSSAVKYARTEALANSYKEIAQNTRAGLDGVMVHAADGKLLNEFAQPGFDKTLLQAFIESNKLPADSNIVTAATDDHTYMIIPVAFGAQRERIGTLAVAWSRAAVMKAIADDTMASALISIGIVALLVTALYLLLRLVVIRPTGVISEAMAKITRGDLNFELDLVRRGDEIGTMARAVGVFRENAIKVLDFAREQDRLKSEAEQKRVEMVGNMANDFDRKMASVLDTVSRSADEMASFARAMSEKMNEAERGTAEITRATDNTISNVGNIAAATEELSATTSEIAQRINESVDVARKTASAADQTSRTIADLAAQALKIGDIVQLINDIAGKTNLLALNATIEAARAGEAGRGFAVVASEVKALASQTAQATDEITHQIMGVQQVTNRAVEEIRTISAVADGAREIASGIAAAVEEQNITTQDISQAAAHAANGTQAVASNINVVTLGVVDASQTTRQLLEASQEVTKQFDYLRAQVKQFLNDMRAA from the coding sequence ATGGGAGGGCGTGAGGAGCAGGGCTTGGAGCCGGGCAGGAGCAGGTTCTCGCTCAAGAGCATCAACCAGAAGGTCATCCTGTCGGTCGCGCTGCTGCTGATCGGCGGGCTGGGCGGGCTCGTCGCCTACCAGAGCTACACGTCGCGAGTCCTGGCACTCAGCACTTTCGACGACAGCAACGCCATCCTCACCGCGACTCTGGGCGACAACATGTCCAGCGCGGTGAAATATGCGCGGACCGAGGCGCTCGCCAACTCCTACAAGGAGATCGCGCAGAACACGCGCGCCGGACTGGACGGGGTGATGGTCCACGCCGCCGACGGCAAGCTCCTCAACGAGTTCGCGCAGCCCGGCTTCGACAAGACCCTGCTCCAGGCTTTCATCGAGTCCAACAAGCTGCCGGCGGACAGCAACATCGTCACGGCTGCGACCGACGACCACACCTACATGATCATCCCCGTGGCGTTCGGAGCCCAGCGCGAGCGGATCGGCACGCTGGCGGTGGCCTGGAGCCGAGCCGCCGTGATGAAGGCGATCGCCGACGACACCATGGCATCGGCGCTGATCTCCATCGGGATCGTGGCGCTGCTCGTCACCGCGCTATACCTCCTGCTCCGCCTGGTGGTCATACGCCCGACCGGCGTCATCTCCGAAGCCATGGCGAAGATCACGCGGGGCGACCTGAACTTCGAACTGGACCTGGTCCGGCGCGGCGACGAGATCGGCACCATGGCGCGTGCGGTCGGCGTCTTCCGCGAGAATGCCATCAAGGTTCTCGACTTCGCCCGCGAGCAGGACCGCCTGAAGTCGGAAGCCGAGCAGAAGCGGGTCGAGATGGTCGGCAACATGGCCAACGACTTCGACCGCAAGATGGCTTCCGTGCTCGACACGGTGTCGCGGTCGGCCGACGAGATGGCTTCCTTCGCCCGCGCCATGTCGGAGAAGATGAACGAGGCCGAGCGCGGCACCGCGGAGATCACCCGTGCCACTGACAACACCATCTCCAACGTCGGCAACATCGCCGCGGCGACGGAGGAGCTGTCCGCCACCACCAGCGAGATCGCCCAGCGGATCAACGAGAGCGTCGACGTCGCCCGCAAGACCGCCAGCGCCGCCGACCAGACGAGCCGGACCATCGCCGACCTGGCCGCCCAGGCGCTCAAGATCGGCGACATCGTTCAACTCATCAACGACATCGCGGGCAAGACGAACCTGCTGGCGCTGAACGCCACGATCGAGGCGGCGCGCGCTGGCGAAGCCGGCCGGGGTTTCGCCGTCGTCGCGTCGGAGGTCAAGGCCCTGGCCAGCCAGACCGCCCAGGCGACCGACGAGATCACCCACCAGATCATGGGGGTCCAGCAGGTCACCAACCGCGCGGTGGAGGAGATCCGCACGATCTCGGCCGTCGCCGACGGCGCGCGGGAGATCGCCTCCGGGATCGCCGCCGCCGTGGAGGAGCAGAACATTACCACCCAGGACATCTCGCAGGCGGCCGCCCACGCCGCCAACGGCACGCAGGCGGTCGCCAGCAACATCAACGTGGTGACTCTGGGGGTGGTCGACGCCAGCCAGACGACCCGCCAGCTGCTGGAGGCCAGCCAGGAGGTGACGAAGCAATTCGATTACCTGCGGGCCCAGGTCAAGCAGTTCCTCAACGACATGCGGGCAGCTTAA
- a CDS encoding ATP-binding protein — protein sequence MTAIHELTARSYGPDRRGPRGLIKRMLPQTLFGRSLLIIVTPVILLQVVATWIFYDRHWETMTNRLAFAVAGEIGMVIEQLERDVSIADRTDTLAMAARTMDLIITFEPEAVIPNRRQELSSLLERTLGMALDERVRKPFTVDTRIASNWVEIRVQMADGVLSVMAPERRLFSSTTYIFLLWMVGAAMVLFAIAIIFMRNQIRPIRRLAAAADAFGKGRDVTRFKLEGATEVRQAAAAFLVMRERIQRQISQRTEMLAGVSHDLRTPLTRMKLQLELFGDGPDVDDLKTDVIEMEQMIEGYLAFARGEGAETPVPTDLNRLINEAVGTARRDGAVVDVHLEGEMSLPLRPNSVKRCLANLIGNARRYADHVWVQAGRRDDAIEITVDDDGPGIPAGSHEDVFRPFFRLEESRNRSTGGVGLGLTIARDVIRSHGGDITLAESPRGGLRAVVRLPV from the coding sequence ATGACGGCGATACATGAGCTGACCGCGCGCAGCTACGGTCCGGACCGGCGCGGACCGCGCGGGCTGATCAAGCGGATGCTGCCCCAGACGCTGTTCGGGCGGTCGCTGCTGATCATCGTCACGCCGGTCATCCTGCTCCAGGTGGTCGCCACCTGGATCTTCTACGACCGGCACTGGGAGACCATGACCAACCGGCTGGCCTTCGCGGTGGCCGGCGAGATCGGCATGGTGATCGAGCAGCTGGAACGCGATGTCTCGATCGCCGACCGCACGGACACGCTGGCCATGGCGGCGCGCACCATGGACCTGATCATCACCTTCGAGCCGGAAGCCGTCATCCCGAACCGCCGGCAGGAGCTGAGCAGCCTGCTGGAGCGCACGCTGGGCATGGCGCTGGACGAACGGGTGCGGAAGCCCTTCACGGTCGATACCCGGATCGCCAGCAACTGGGTCGAGATCCGGGTGCAGATGGCCGACGGCGTGCTGTCGGTGATGGCGCCCGAACGCCGCCTGTTCAGCTCGACGACCTATATCTTCCTGCTCTGGATGGTCGGCGCCGCCATGGTGCTGTTCGCGATCGCGATCATCTTCATGCGCAACCAGATCCGGCCGATCCGCCGGCTGGCCGCGGCGGCGGACGCCTTCGGCAAGGGCCGGGACGTGACCCGGTTCAAGCTGGAGGGCGCCACGGAGGTCCGGCAGGCCGCCGCCGCCTTCCTGGTGATGCGCGAACGGATCCAGCGTCAGATCAGCCAGCGGACCGAGATGCTGGCCGGCGTCTCCCACGACCTGCGCACGCCGCTGACCCGCATGAAGCTTCAGCTCGAGCTGTTCGGCGACGGGCCCGACGTGGACGACCTGAAGACCGACGTGATCGAGATGGAGCAGATGATCGAGGGTTACCTGGCCTTCGCCCGCGGCGAGGGCGCCGAGACGCCGGTGCCGACCGACCTGAACCGCCTGATCAACGAGGCGGTCGGCACGGCGCGGCGCGACGGGGCCGTCGTGGACGTCCACCTGGAAGGCGAGATGAGCCTGCCGCTCCGCCCGAACTCGGTCAAGCGCTGCCTCGCCAACCTGATCGGGAACGCGCGGCGCTATGCCGACCATGTCTGGGTCCAGGCCGGCCGGCGCGACGACGCGATCGAGATCACCGTGGACGACGACGGTCCCGGCATCCCGGCCGGCTCCCACGAGGACGTGTTCCGCCCCTTCTTCCGGCTGGAGGAATCGCGGAACCGGTCGACCGGAGGCGTCGGCCTCGGCCTGACCATCGCCCGCGACGTGATCCGAAGCCACGGCGGCGACATCACGCTGGCGGAAAGCCCGCGCGGCGGCCTGCGCGCGGTGGTGCGGCTGCCGGTCTGA
- a CDS encoding MarR family winged helix-turn-helix transcriptional regulator — protein sequence MADVKTGVNPLFLREEELRQGMELLFYAYRDFTAEPDAILGKIGLGRAHHRVIYFIGRNPAITVTELLSILRITKQSLSRVLSELVRLGFVTQRPGVRDRRQRLLELTEKGVELERQLSESQRQRIAKAYRKAGAVAVEGFREVMLGIIDDEDRPKFTARMDRPPPKR from the coding sequence ATGGCTGACGTAAAAACCGGGGTGAACCCCCTCTTCCTGCGCGAGGAGGAATTGCGCCAGGGCATGGAGCTGCTGTTCTACGCCTATCGCGACTTCACCGCCGAACCCGATGCAATCCTTGGCAAAATCGGCCTCGGGCGAGCCCACCACCGGGTCATCTACTTCATCGGCCGGAACCCGGCGATAACCGTTACAGAGCTGCTATCGATTCTGCGCATAACGAAGCAGAGCCTGTCGCGCGTCCTGAGCGAGCTGGTCCGCCTGGGCTTCGTGACCCAGCGGCCGGGCGTGCGCGACCGGCGCCAGCGGCTGCTGGAGCTGACCGAGAAGGGCGTCGAGCTGGAGCGCCAGCTGTCCGAGAGCCAGCGCCAGCGGATCGCGAAGGCCTACCGCAAGGCCGGCGCCGTCGCGGTGGAAGGCTTCCGCGAGGTCATGCTGGGGATCATCGACGACGAGGACCGCCCGAAATTCACCGCCAGGATGGACCGCCCGCCCCCGAAACGCTGA
- a CDS encoding response regulator: protein MTEEMPHILVVDDDLRLREVLRKYLVKNGFMVTTAQHAADARAKLGSLAFDLIVLDVMMPGESGLDLTESLRRESQVPILLLTARGELDDRIAGLEAGADDYMSKPFEPRELVLRITSILRRVPRPVEPMADLRIGKWTFVPDREELRAGDETVRLTSAEAALLRVLASQPGAILTREELADRAGIVGNARTVDVQVSRLRSKLEDDPRLPRYLHTVRGEGYVLRSE from the coding sequence ATGACCGAGGAGATGCCCCACATCCTGGTGGTCGACGACGACCTGAGGCTGCGGGAGGTGCTGCGCAAGTACCTGGTGAAGAACGGTTTCATGGTGACCACCGCGCAGCACGCGGCCGACGCCCGGGCCAAGCTCGGCAGCCTCGCCTTCGACCTGATCGTGCTGGACGTGATGATGCCGGGGGAAAGCGGCCTGGATCTGACCGAGAGCCTGCGGCGCGAAAGCCAGGTGCCGATCCTGCTGCTGACCGCGCGGGGCGAGCTGGACGACCGCATCGCCGGGCTGGAAGCGGGCGCCGACGACTACATGAGCAAACCCTTCGAGCCGCGCGAGCTGGTCCTGCGCATCACCTCGATCCTGCGCCGGGTGCCGCGCCCGGTCGAGCCGATGGCCGACCTGCGGATCGGCAAATGGACCTTCGTCCCCGACCGGGAGGAGCTGCGCGCCGGTGACGAGACGGTGCGCCTGACCAGCGCCGAGGCGGCCCTGCTGAGGGTCCTGGCAAGCCAGCCCGGAGCCATCCTGACCCGCGAGGAACTGGCGGACCGCGCCGGTATCGTCGGCAACGCCCGCACCGTGGACGTCCAGGTCAGCCGCCTGCGCAGCAAGCTGGAGGACGATCCCAGGCTGCCGCGCTATCTCCACACCGTGCGCGGCGAGGGTTATGTTCTGAGATCGGAATGA